One Mycolicibacterium goodii genomic region harbors:
- a CDS encoding aminodeoxychorismate synthase component I yields MRIERFCTPDGWGSDDSDDAASAPAVLRSVASAAAAAGLAPPAALIGDWFGSRAVIAPTVTALPTEPDAVFDVPAATSVEGAVGGGWFGYLSYPDPGSDETASRIPQAAGGWSDCALRQAADGQWWYESLSGAPLPAWLNDLAPAPPRPHTVDWVPPDRDSHRRGVAACLEAIAAGEVYQACVCTRFTGRLDGSPLDFFADAVSRTAPARAAYVAGEWGAVASLSPELFLSRHGATVCSSPIKGTLPRDADPAGLLASVKDVAENIMIVDLVRNDLGRVALTGSVSVPELLAVRPAPGVWHLVSTVTAEVDPRVPMAALLDAAFPPASVTGTPKGRARELLRVWEPARRGIYCGTVGLASPVAGCELNVAIRTVEFDADGSAVLGVGGGITADSDADREWEECLHKAASIVGSACQVRPPGQSLARSTAS; encoded by the coding sequence ATGCGGATCGAGCGGTTCTGCACGCCGGACGGCTGGGGGTCAGACGACTCGGACGACGCTGCGTCGGCCCCTGCCGTGCTGCGTAGCGTCGCATCCGCCGCCGCGGCCGCGGGACTCGCACCACCCGCCGCGCTGATCGGCGACTGGTTCGGCTCGCGGGCCGTGATCGCACCGACCGTGACCGCGCTGCCGACCGAACCCGACGCGGTGTTCGACGTGCCCGCTGCGACGTCGGTTGAGGGAGCCGTGGGAGGTGGATGGTTCGGCTACCTGTCCTACCCCGATCCTGGCTCCGACGAGACCGCGTCGCGCATCCCGCAAGCCGCGGGCGGGTGGTCCGACTGCGCCCTGCGCCAAGCCGCCGACGGGCAGTGGTGGTACGAAAGCCTCAGCGGCGCACCGCTTCCCGCGTGGTTGAACGATCTGGCGCCCGCACCGCCGCGGCCGCACACCGTGGACTGGGTGCCACCGGACCGGGACAGCCACCGCCGAGGCGTGGCGGCCTGCCTGGAGGCCATCGCTGCGGGCGAGGTGTATCAGGCATGCGTGTGCACGCGATTCACCGGTCGGCTCGACGGATCGCCGCTGGATTTCTTCGCCGACGCCGTCAGCCGGACCGCTCCGGCGCGCGCAGCGTATGTGGCGGGTGAATGGGGCGCGGTGGCCTCGCTGTCGCCGGAACTGTTCCTGAGCCGACACGGGGCGACGGTGTGCTCGAGCCCCATCAAGGGGACACTGCCGCGCGATGCCGACCCGGCCGGGCTCCTGGCGTCGGTCAAGGACGTCGCCGAGAACATCATGATCGTCGACCTCGTGCGTAACGACCTCGGCCGTGTCGCGCTCACCGGATCGGTGTCCGTGCCCGAACTTCTCGCGGTCAGACCCGCGCCTGGCGTGTGGCATCTGGTGTCGACCGTCACCGCCGAGGTCGACCCGCGCGTGCCCATGGCCGCGCTGCTCGACGCCGCGTTCCCGCCCGCGTCGGTGACCGGGACACCCAAGGGCCGGGCCCGCGAACTCCTGCGCGTCTGGGAGCCCGCACGCCGCGGGATCTACTGCGGCACGGTCGGTCTGGCCTCACCCGTCGCCGGATGCGAGTTGAACGTCGCGATCCGCACGGTCGAGTTCGACGCCGACGGCTCGGCGGTGCTCGGGGTGGGCGGCGGCATCACCGCCGACTCGGATGCCGATCGCGAGTGGGAGGAATGCCTGCACAAGGCCGCGAGCATCGTGGGCTCGGCGTGTCAGGTTCGGCCGCCGGGTCAGTCCCTCGCGCGCAGCACCGCGTCGTAG
- a CDS encoding alpha-ketoglutarate-dependent dioxygenase AlkB has protein sequence MELAVQGSLFEHAERRPLGNGAWIELRSGWLTDADSLFEELMDTIPWRAEQREMYDRVVDVPRLVSFHNLVDEPVPHPRLKQIRRRLNDTYGRELGEPFTTAGLCLYRDGDDSVAWHGDTIGRSRTRDTMVAIVSLGATRVFALRPRGGGHALRLQQQHGDLLVMGGSCQRTWEHSIPKTSRLIGPRISIQFRPHNVR, from the coding sequence ATGGAGCTGGCGGTGCAGGGCTCGCTGTTCGAGCATGCCGAACGTCGCCCGCTGGGCAACGGCGCCTGGATCGAGTTGCGTTCGGGCTGGTTGACCGACGCCGATTCGCTGTTCGAAGAACTGATGGACACCATCCCGTGGCGGGCCGAGCAGCGCGAGATGTACGACCGCGTGGTCGACGTCCCGCGGCTGGTCAGCTTCCACAACCTGGTCGACGAGCCGGTCCCGCATCCCCGCCTCAAGCAGATCCGCCGCAGGCTCAACGACACGTACGGCCGGGAGCTCGGAGAGCCGTTCACCACGGCGGGCCTGTGCCTGTACCGCGACGGCGACGACAGTGTGGCCTGGCACGGCGACACCATCGGCCGCAGCCGGACCCGGGACACCATGGTGGCGATCGTGAGCCTCGGCGCCACAAGGGTTTTCGCGCTACGCCCACGCGGCGGCGGACACGCACTGCGGCTGCAGCAACAGCACGGCGACCTGCTGGTGATGGGTGGTTCGTGTCAACGCACGTGGGAGCACTCGATACCGAAGACCAGCAGGCTGATCGGGCCGCGGATCAGCATCCAGTTCCGCCCGCACAACGTGCGCTGA
- a CDS encoding dolichyl-phosphate-mannose--protein mannosyltransferase — translation MTALDTDTPTAGRSAPLISPGPVIPPPDFGPLDRMQGWAMTAIITALAAISRFLNLGSPTDAGTPIFDEKHYAPQAWQVLHNHGVEDNPGYGLVVHPPVGKQLIAIGEWLFGYNGLGWRFSGAVCGVIIVMLVTRIARRISRSTLIGAIAGLLLIADGVSFVSSRTALLDVFLVTFVVAAFACLMVDRDEVRERMYNAFLDGRIAETSWGPRLGVRWWRFGAGVLLGLACATKWSGLYFVLFFGVMTLVFDAIARKQYHVPHPWRGTLRRDLGPAAYVFGLIPFAVYLASYAPWFASETAVDRHEVGRSIGQDSILPIPDALRSLWHYTYAAYRFHSGLTNADGNHHPWESKPWTWPMSLRPVLYAIDNQDVPGCGAQSCVKAVMLVGTPAMWFIAVPVLGWALWRAVVRRDWRYGAVLVGYLAGFLPWFADIDRQMYFFYATVMAPFLVLAIALILGDILYQPNQNAERRTLGLLTVCFYVALVITNFAWLYPIMTGLPISQTTWNLEIWLPSWR, via the coding sequence GTGACCGCCCTCGACACCGATACGCCGACGGCTGGTCGCTCGGCTCCGCTGATCAGTCCCGGGCCGGTGATCCCGCCACCCGACTTCGGTCCGCTGGACCGTATGCAGGGCTGGGCGATGACGGCGATCATCACCGCGCTCGCCGCGATCAGCCGGTTCCTCAACCTCGGGTCGCCCACCGATGCGGGCACACCGATCTTCGACGAGAAGCACTACGCGCCGCAGGCCTGGCAGGTGCTGCACAACCACGGCGTCGAGGACAACCCGGGATACGGGCTCGTGGTGCATCCGCCCGTCGGCAAGCAGTTGATCGCCATCGGCGAATGGCTGTTCGGCTACAACGGGCTGGGCTGGCGGTTCTCGGGTGCGGTGTGCGGCGTCATCATCGTGATGCTGGTGACGCGCATCGCGCGGCGGATCAGTCGCTCCACTCTGATCGGTGCGATCGCCGGGTTGTTGCTGATCGCCGACGGGGTCAGCTTCGTGTCGTCACGTACCGCCCTGCTCGACGTGTTTCTGGTGACGTTCGTGGTGGCCGCGTTCGCATGCCTCATGGTCGACCGCGACGAGGTCCGCGAGCGCATGTACAACGCGTTCCTCGACGGCCGCATCGCCGAGACGTCCTGGGGGCCGCGCCTCGGCGTGCGGTGGTGGCGCTTCGGTGCGGGTGTGCTGTTGGGCCTGGCGTGCGCGACGAAGTGGTCCGGGCTGTACTTCGTGCTGTTCTTCGGCGTCATGACCCTCGTGTTCGACGCCATCGCACGCAAGCAGTACCACGTGCCGCACCCGTGGCGTGGCACGCTGCGCCGCGATCTGGGGCCTGCTGCGTACGTCTTCGGGTTGATCCCGTTCGCGGTGTACCTGGCGTCGTACGCGCCGTGGTTCGCCTCCGAGACCGCCGTCGATCGCCACGAGGTGGGACGCTCCATCGGGCAGGACAGCATCCTGCCGATACCCGATGCGCTGCGCTCGCTGTGGCACTACACCTACGCGGCCTACCGGTTCCACTCCGGGCTGACGAACGCCGACGGCAATCACCATCCGTGGGAGTCGAAGCCGTGGACCTGGCCCATGTCGCTGCGGCCCGTGCTGTACGCGATCGACAACCAGGATGTGCCCGGCTGCGGTGCCCAGTCGTGCGTCAAGGCCGTCATGCTCGTCGGCACACCCGCCATGTGGTTCATCGCGGTGCCGGTGCTCGGCTGGGCCCTGTGGCGGGCTGTCGTGCGACGCGACTGGCGCTACGGCGCCGTGCTCGTCGGCTACCTGGCCGGGTTCCTGCCGTGGTTCGCCGACATCGACCGCCAGATGTACTTCTTCTACGCCACGGTGATGGCGCCGTTCCTGGTGCTGGCCATTGCGCTGATCCTCGGCGACATCCTCTACCAACCGAACCAGAATGCCGAACGCCGAACGCTGGGGCTGCTGACGGTGTGTTTCTATGTCGCGCTGGTGATCACGAACTTCGCGTGGCTGTACCCGATCATGACGGGCCTGCCCATTTCGCAGACCACCTGGAACCTGGAGATCTGGTTGCCGAGCTGGCGCTAG
- a CDS encoding DUF5642 family protein codes for MRICAAAIAMCLAAAPVIAACGEQAPPSVVSATVTSSAGGPVNPARIDRVRYDLPPGYEVSGFDGRVDPVSQWGFGAGWGAEPPVCGEFAVGAVDPASARGWTGSGSGGIVYAVIATSAATTSAPGPEVADCGEWTVTGGHSTATVTRLDAPVIEGARTTGMAVTIVTVVEGGTETQSHADTFAAELDGYRCTVTVITDPGSPNAALDTGFAAALLVKTVSALRG; via the coding sequence GTGCGGATATGTGCGGCGGCCATCGCGATGTGCCTTGCCGCGGCGCCCGTCATCGCGGCGTGCGGCGAGCAGGCCCCACCGAGCGTGGTGTCGGCGACGGTGACGAGCAGCGCAGGCGGACCGGTCAACCCGGCCAGGATCGACCGCGTCCGCTACGACCTGCCGCCAGGATACGAGGTCAGCGGGTTCGACGGGCGGGTCGATCCGGTGTCGCAGTGGGGCTTCGGTGCGGGCTGGGGCGCCGAACCACCGGTGTGCGGCGAGTTCGCCGTCGGCGCCGTCGATCCCGCGAGCGCGCGCGGCTGGACCGGTTCGGGGTCCGGCGGCATCGTCTACGCCGTCATCGCCACCAGTGCCGCGACCACGAGCGCACCGGGCCCTGAGGTCGCCGACTGCGGCGAGTGGACCGTGACGGGTGGACACTCCACCGCGACCGTGACGCGCCTCGACGCGCCCGTGATCGAGGGGGCACGCACCACCGGCATGGCCGTAACCATCGTCACCGTCGTCGAAGGCGGCACCGAGACCCAGTCACATGCCGACACCTTCGCCGCCGAGCTGGACGGCTACCGCTGCACCGTCACCGTCATCACCGATCCCGGATCGCCGAACGCCGCGCTCGACACCGGCTTCGCAGCTGCGCTCCTGGTGAAAACCGTGTCTGCGTTACGCGGCTGA
- a CDS encoding DUF5642 family protein, with protein sequence MSNPTRTLALVTSGLMASAAALVGCSSDGPAYPNADIANVSQLRSSFGPEFKVSEVAPSGIDPKLLSPQKLPEGVKFEPADCAKFAEGQQFPQGLQGNMAATAAEGEGNRFIVMAVETSEPIPLSEPGDECKRVKFLGAGARGQVDVVESPQIDDARTVGTHRIVQTVIQGRPRTGELYNYVASFGNYMVIVTANPLVLPDKPVAKVDTERARELLSAAVAAVRG encoded by the coding sequence ATGTCGAACCCCACGCGCACCCTGGCACTCGTCACCTCGGGCCTGATGGCGTCTGCCGCGGCGCTCGTCGGCTGCAGTTCGGACGGACCGGCGTATCCCAACGCCGACATCGCCAACGTGTCGCAACTGCGCTCCTCGTTCGGACCCGAGTTCAAGGTCAGTGAGGTCGCGCCCAGCGGTATCGACCCGAAACTGCTCTCTCCGCAGAAGTTGCCGGAGGGTGTGAAGTTCGAGCCGGCCGATTGCGCGAAGTTCGCAGAGGGACAACAGTTCCCGCAGGGACTGCAGGGCAACATGGCCGCGACCGCGGCCGAGGGCGAAGGCAATCGGTTCATCGTGATGGCCGTGGAGACCTCCGAACCCATCCCGCTCAGCGAACCCGGCGACGAGTGCAAACGTGTGAAGTTCCTCGGCGCCGGTGCGCGGGGTCAGGTCGACGTCGTCGAATCGCCCCAGATCGATGACGCCCGCACCGTCGGCACGCACCGCATCGTCCAGACGGTGATCCAGGGGCGGCCGCGAACCGGTGAGCTCTACAACTACGTCGCGAGCTTCGGCAACTACATGGTGATCGTCACGGCCAACCCGTTGGTGCTGCCCGACAAGCCGGTGGCCAAGGTCGACACCGAACGTGCCCGTGAACTGCTGTCGGCGGCCGTGGCCGCGGTACGGGGATAG
- the soxR gene encoding redox-sensitive transcriptional activator SoxR, with protein sequence MDMHELTPGELAQRSGVAVSALHFYEREGLITSRRTAGNQRRYARETLRRVAFIRMSQRLGIPLARIREALSTLPTDRVPTSKDWARLSAGWRQDLDDRIMHLQRLRDNLTGCIGCGCLSLKTCQLTNPGDILAERGPGAARL encoded by the coding sequence ATGGACATGCACGAACTGACCCCAGGTGAGCTGGCTCAGCGCAGCGGCGTCGCGGTGTCAGCTCTGCACTTCTATGAGCGCGAGGGGCTCATCACGAGCCGCCGCACGGCGGGCAACCAACGCCGCTATGCCCGCGAGACGCTGCGTCGCGTCGCCTTCATCCGGATGTCGCAGCGCCTGGGCATCCCGCTGGCCCGCATCCGCGAGGCGCTGTCCACGCTGCCGACCGATCGCGTGCCCACCAGCAAGGACTGGGCACGCCTGTCGGCAGGCTGGCGGCAGGACCTCGACGACCGCATCATGCATCTGCAGCGATTGCGCGACAACCTCACCGGCTGCATCGGCTGCGGCTGCCTGAGCCTCAAGACGTGCCAGCTGACCAACCCGGGCGACATCCTGGCCGAACGCGGACCGGGTGCCGCACGCCTCTGA
- the rsmI gene encoding 16S rRNA (cytidine(1402)-2'-O)-methyltransferase: MTLGKLLIGATPLGRPSDASARLVSALKDADIVAAEDTRRIRTLAQALDVTPAGRVLSFFDQNEASRVPGLVEEIRAGATVLVVSDAGMPLINDPGYRLVAACVEAGLPVSCLPGPSAVTTALAVSGLASDRFCFEGFTPRKHAARMTWLQALANETRTCVFFESPRRLAETLRDAVQALGPDRRVVVCRELTKIHEEIKRGTLAELAAWAEDGVLGEITVVLAGATPTADLPTLVAEVEELVAAGTRVKDACAQVIADNPGAPSKRELYDAVLRARD, from the coding sequence GTGACACTCGGCAAACTGCTGATCGGCGCCACGCCGTTGGGCCGGCCATCCGACGCGTCGGCGCGGCTGGTCAGCGCCCTGAAAGACGCCGACATCGTCGCCGCGGAGGACACCAGGCGCATCCGGACCCTGGCGCAGGCGCTCGACGTCACACCGGCCGGGCGGGTGCTCAGCTTCTTCGACCAGAACGAGGCGAGCCGCGTGCCCGGGCTGGTCGAGGAGATCCGTGCGGGTGCGACGGTGCTCGTGGTCAGTGACGCGGGCATGCCGCTGATCAACGATCCGGGCTATCGGCTCGTGGCGGCGTGCGTGGAAGCCGGTCTGCCGGTCAGCTGTCTGCCGGGACCGTCGGCGGTGACCACGGCCCTGGCGGTGTCGGGTTTGGCGTCGGACCGGTTCTGCTTCGAGGGCTTCACGCCGCGCAAACACGCCGCACGCATGACGTGGCTGCAGGCCCTGGCCAACGAGACCCGCACGTGCGTGTTCTTCGAGTCGCCGCGCCGGCTCGCCGAGACGCTGCGCGACGCGGTGCAGGCGCTGGGTCCCGACCGTCGCGTGGTCGTGTGCCGCGAGCTCACCAAGATCCACGAGGAGATCAAGCGCGGCACGCTGGCCGAGCTCGCGGCGTGGGCCGAGGACGGCGTGCTGGGCGAGATCACCGTGGTGCTGGCAGGCGCGACGCCGACGGCGGATCTGCCGACGCTGGTGGCCGAGGTCGAGGAACTGGTCGCGGCGGGCACACGGGTGAAGGACGCGTGCGCGCAGGTGATCGCCGACAATCCCGGGGCGCCGTCCAAGCGTGAGCTCTACGACGCGGTGCTGCGCGCGAGGGACTGA
- the arcA gene encoding arginine deiminase: MTDVVLGVDSEVGTLRVAILHRPGPELQRLTPRNNDALLFDGLPWVSKAQEEHDQFAELLRSRGVEVLLVADLLTEALAHSGAARMHGISAAVDARRLGVPLAQELSAHLRTLEPAALAHVLIAGMTFNELPFSGRELSLVRRMHHGGDFVIDPLPNLLFTRDSSFWIGPRVAITSLALPARHRETSLTDVIYAHHPRFLGVRRAYESRSAPVEGGDVLLLAPGVVAVGVGERTTPAGAEALARSLFDDGLAHTVLAVPIAQERAQMHLDTVCTMVDVDAVVMYPYIVDSLSAFTIRRDSSGVHISDAQRFVDAAAEAMGIDKLRVIDTGLDPVTAEREQWDDGNNTLALAPGVVVAYERNSQTNARLRDAGIEVLAIPASELGTGRGGPRCMSCPAAREPLKG, encoded by the coding sequence GTGACTGATGTGGTGTTGGGCGTCGACTCCGAGGTGGGCACGCTGCGCGTCGCCATCCTGCACCGACCGGGCCCGGAACTGCAGCGCCTGACTCCACGCAACAACGACGCCCTGCTGTTCGACGGTCTGCCGTGGGTATCGAAGGCGCAGGAGGAACACGATCAGTTCGCCGAGCTGTTGCGTTCCCGCGGCGTCGAGGTGCTGCTGGTGGCCGATCTGCTCACCGAGGCGCTGGCCCACAGTGGAGCCGCGCGCATGCACGGCATATCGGCGGCCGTCGACGCACGCCGACTCGGCGTGCCGTTGGCGCAGGAACTCTCAGCCCATCTGCGCACGCTCGAGCCCGCCGCGCTGGCGCACGTGCTCATCGCGGGGATGACGTTCAACGAGCTGCCGTTCAGCGGAAGAGAGCTCTCGTTGGTGCGGCGCATGCATCACGGCGGCGACTTCGTGATCGACCCGCTGCCCAACTTGTTGTTCACCCGCGACTCGTCGTTCTGGATCGGGCCGCGCGTGGCGATCACGTCACTCGCGCTGCCCGCCCGCCACCGCGAAACCTCGCTGACCGACGTCATCTACGCGCACCACCCGCGCTTTCTCGGGGTGCGACGCGCCTACGAGTCCCGTTCGGCACCGGTCGAGGGCGGTGACGTCCTGCTGCTCGCACCCGGCGTGGTGGCGGTCGGGGTGGGGGAGCGGACGACGCCTGCCGGTGCGGAGGCGTTGGCGCGCAGCCTGTTCGACGATGGTCTCGCGCATACCGTGCTCGCGGTTCCCATCGCGCAGGAGCGTGCGCAGATGCACCTCGACACGGTCTGCACCATGGTCGACGTCGACGCCGTCGTGATGTACCCGTACATCGTCGATTCGTTGTCGGCGTTCACGATCCGCCGCGATTCCAGCGGTGTCCACATCAGCGACGCCCAGCGGTTCGTGGATGCGGCCGCCGAGGCCATGGGCATCGACAAGCTCCGCGTGATCGACACCGGCCTGGATCCCGTGACGGCCGAACGTGAACAGTGGGATGACGGCAACAACACGCTCGCCCTGGCACCGGGGGTCGTCGTGGCCTACGAGCGCAATTCGCAAACCAATGCCCGACTTCGAGATGCCGGCATCGAGGTGCTGGCCATCCCGGCGTCCGAGCTCGGGACCGGCCGCGGCGGGCCACGCTGTATGTCCTGCCCCGCGGCGAGAGAGCCGTTGAAGGGGTAG